A stretch of DNA from Bacteroidota bacterium:
TCAATTCTTATTCTTGAAGGGAACACAGCGAATCTTGTTGATGAAGCTAGAGCACGTAATGGCGTTTCTCCTGCTCAGATGTATGAGCTTGCACTAAAATCGCAAGCACCAGATATTCAGTGCAATATCAAAGCTCCATACGAATGCAAAATCACGGATGAGAATTTAGACGATATAGACTGGGTTGTCTTAACAGGCTCTGGAGTCCCATGGTCAGTGGATGATCCGCAGGCTAGGCCGCTGCGAGAGGCAGTCACTAAAGTCTTTGAGCGCGGTATTCCTACTCTTGCATCATGTAACGGCATGCAGTTGGGTGCAGTAATTCTTGGTGGCAAAATCGGCGTTTCTCCAAACGGCATGGAGGTGGGGTTGGCTCTTGAAATTGATCGTACAAGTCTGGGTAAGGGGCACTCTCTGCTGCATGGCAGGACAGATGGTTACGCTGTGCCCTGCGCTCACCGTGATGAAGTTCAGGAGCTACCCAACAAAGCGTTGCATTTAGCGGGGAACGCTCACTCCCCAATTCAGGCCTTTGCCTATGAGCGAGGTGGGGTGAGTTTTTGGGGGGTGCAATATCACCCGGAGTTTACTGCAGCTTGGGTTGCTGATCTGATGCGGGCACCAGGGACGCTCTGGCAAAATTCCACAGCAGCAAATTTGCTTGATATCGCAGATACAGACAAGAATGCCGCAAAGCAACTTGGGGCCGGTGAGGAAGACTTAACTCCAGAGGTCAGAGTAACGGAAATAAGAAATTGGCTTGCCCATATTGATACATATGTTATTTTGGAACACAAGCAACCTAACGAATAGTTCCAGCTTATAATTTATGCGGTGTTTGTATTGTGGTCTCGCTGTCGCTCAACTTTACCAATTTACAAACACCGCATAAATTGCGACTGAACTTGACGTTAAGTAAAAATGTGGCAATTCGCAGGAGAAATGTTATGCCCGCAGGCCCATGGGATGATCCAACGATTCAAGCCTACTTGAGAGAATGGCGCTCGAATGTACAGCGATGTGTGAAGGCAGTGCATCCTAGATGCAATGTTGATCCGTTTGGTAGAATGTTTGGTGTAACCAACACGGGAGGTGTTATTACGCTAAACAGTGACCCCGACCCCATACCAGATACTGTTGTTCCGACTTCCAGGGAATACTACTAC
This window harbors:
- a CDS encoding type 1 glutamine amidotransferase, which encodes MTSILILEGNTANLVDEARARNGVSPAQMYELALKSQAPDIQCNIKAPYECKITDENLDDIDWVVLTGSGVPWSVDDPQARPLREAVTKVFERGIPTLASCNGMQLGAVILGGKIGVSPNGMEVGLALEIDRTSLGKGHSLLHGRTDGYAVPCAHRDEVQELPNKALHLAGNAHSPIQAFAYERGGVSFWGVQYHPEFTAAWVADLMRAPGTLWQNSTAANLLDIADTDKNAAKQLGAGEEDLTPEVRVTEIRNWLAHIDTYVILEHKQPNE